The window CGGTTGAGACGGCCTCGGTCACCCCGCCGACGGCGTAGCCTGGCGGGGTGACCGAGTTCCGCTTCGAAGACCAGACGGATGCCTCCCGCTACGCGCTGTACCTGGGCGACGACCTCGTGAGCGTCCTCGACTACCGCGACGACGGGCGCAGCGTCTCGATGACGCGGGCCTTCACGGTGCCGAGCTTCCGCGGCCACGGCTACGCGGGCGAGATCGTCGAGCGCGCCGTGAGCCTGCTCGAGCAGGCGGGCGACCGTCAGATCGTCCCGATGTGCTGGTACGTCGCCGACTGGTTCGCCGCTCACCCCGAGCGCGCGGGCATCCTCCAGCAGCGCGTCTGAGCGCTCTACCGTCGCCGTCCACAGGCGTCAATCCCTGAGGCCCTCCTCGTGCGTTCCGGGATGCTGGGACACGACGAAAGGGAGTGCGCCATGGACCATCGCGATCTGCCCGAGGGCGTGATCAACGCCGACCCGCCCGGCGGCTGGGAGGGCACCTCCGACGAGGAGGCCGCCGAGCAGAACGAGCGCGCCGAGGCGTCGCCGGAACTGGTGGAGTCCGACGAGCCGTCGCAGGGCGCCGACCCCGACCTGGCGACGGGAGACACCGAATGACCACCGAATCGTTCCCCGAGGGCACACAGGACGAGCCCGTCATGGACCAGCACATCGCCACGCGCCAGGACAAGGTCGACGGGATCATCGCCCAGACGCGCGTCGACGTGAGGGGCCTGCCGATCGAGCGCGTCATCGACGTGCTGCGTCAGCGCTTCGACGACGCCGCCATCGAGACCGATGACGACGAACTCGCGCGCCTCGCGGAGCAGGTCAACGCCTGATCCTCACGCGGCGGGCGTGCCCGGCGACTCGGCCACGACTGTCGCGAGGTCGTCGCCGAACGTGTAGCTGCCGTACGCCGTGCCGCCGCGAAGCACCGCGGGCAGCCAGCGGCGCGTGTCGTCCCACATCCGGTCGTAGGGCACCTCGTCGAGCCCGAACCACGCCGGCACGATCTCGTCCGTCTCGACGGGCTCGACCACGGGCGCCCGGTAGACGAAGACGTGCGAGCGCTGCGACCAGCCGTCGCGGGAGGGGAAGCGGTAGACGAGCCGGCCCACCGGCTCCAGCAGAGCGCGATCGATCTCGAGCCCGGTCTCTTCCCGCACCTCGCGCACGGCCGCGTCGACGACGCTCTCGCCGGGTTCCGCGTTGCCGCCGATGCCCACGACGCGTCCCAGACCCATGCCCGTGCGCTTGTAGCCGAGCAGCACCTGCGCATCCGACGCGTGCCCGCGCAGGATGTAGACGACGCAGACGTCGCGGATGGCCATGCCCGCCACCTTACGGCGGCAATGTTTCGGAACTGTGGCGAGGGTCCGACACCGTGTCCGAGGCCGCCCGTACCGTGAACACATGCGGATCCTGCACACCTCGGACTGGCACATCGGGCGTACCTTCCACGGTTACACCACGATCGACGCCCTGCGCGGTGTGCTGAGCGAGATGGTGTCGATCGTGCGCGAGGAGGCGATCGATCTCGTCATCGTGGCCGGCGACGTCTTCGACTCGGCAGCCCCCGCCCCCGAGTGCTACACCCTGCTCACCGACGCGCTCGTCGGGCTGCGCGAGGCCGGGGCGCAGGTCATCGTCACGAGCGGCAACCACGACTCGGCCGCACGTCTCGGCTTCCAGGCGCGGCTGCTGCGCGACGGGATCCACGTGCTCACCGATCCCACCCGCCTGGCCGCGCCCATCACGGTCGTAGACGCGCACGGTCCGGTGCAC is drawn from Microbacterium binotii and contains these coding sequences:
- a CDS encoding GNAT family N-acetyltransferase, producing the protein MTEFRFEDQTDASRYALYLGDDLVSVLDYRDDGRSVSMTRAFTVPSFRGHGYAGEIVERAVSLLEQAGDRQIVPMCWYVADWFAAHPERAGILQQRV
- a CDS encoding 8-oxo-dGTP diphosphatase, producing the protein MAIRDVCVVYILRGHASDAQVLLGYKRTGMGLGRVVGIGGNAEPGESVVDAAVREVREETGLEIDRALLEPVGRLVYRFPSRDGWSQRSHVFVYRAPVVEPVETDEIVPAWFGLDEVPYDRMWDDTRRWLPAVLRGGTAYGSYTFGDDLATVVAESPGTPAA